One region of Polaribacter pectinis genomic DNA includes:
- a CDS encoding TolC family protein: protein MKHIKILIFVLFVSVSVKAQQLESLIEIALANNPEIQKFELRYKIASEKINEVNTIPNTEFGVGYFVSEPETRTGAQRFKVSAKQMIPWFNTIAARENYVGSLAKAKYEDIVIAKRKLMTSVSQSYYNLYANKAKQKVLIENIELLKTYETLALTSVEVGNASVVDVLRLQMRQNELQQLLDVLIQQFIAEQTVFNKLLNREKAVKVTVINELTIPSESFEDNSKVLELHPELLKFDKLYYSVEQSELLNQKESSPMIGFGLDYINVEKRPNLDFGDNGKDIIMPMVSISIPIFNNKYKSKTKQNLLQQEEILSQKQERLNKLITRLDKAVNDRVSARISYKTQSKNLKQAKNAQDILMKSYETGKIDFNDVLDIQELQLKFQLNQVESIRKYYIQSTIINYLTN from the coding sequence ATGAAACATATAAAAATTTTAATATTCGTTCTATTTGTTTCTGTGTCTGTAAAAGCACAACAGTTAGAAAGCCTTATAGAAATAGCATTGGCCAATAATCCAGAAATTCAAAAATTTGAATTGAGGTATAAAATTGCTTCAGAAAAAATAAATGAAGTGAATACAATTCCGAATACTGAATTTGGTGTAGGTTATTTTGTTAGTGAACCAGAAACAAGAACAGGTGCTCAACGCTTTAAGGTATCTGCAAAGCAAATGATACCTTGGTTTAACACGATTGCTGCTCGTGAGAATTATGTAGGTTCATTAGCCAAAGCAAAGTATGAAGATATTGTAATTGCAAAGCGCAAATTAATGACTTCTGTATCACAATCGTATTACAATTTGTATGCTAACAAAGCGAAACAAAAAGTATTGATAGAAAATATAGAATTATTAAAAACCTACGAAACATTAGCTTTAACATCGGTTGAAGTTGGTAATGCTTCTGTAGTTGATGTTTTAAGATTACAAATGCGTCAAAACGAATTGCAGCAATTACTAGATGTTTTGATTCAACAATTTATTGCAGAACAGACTGTTTTTAACAAACTCTTAAATCGTGAGAAAGCAGTAAAAGTTACTGTTATTAATGAGTTAACAATTCCTTCAGAATCTTTTGAGGATAATTCGAAAGTTTTGGAGTTACATCCAGAGTTATTAAAATTCGATAAGCTTTATTATTCTGTAGAACAATCTGAATTGTTAAACCAAAAAGAGAGCAGTCCAATGATTGGTTTTGGATTAGATTATATAAATGTAGAAAAACGCCCAAATTTAGATTTTGGCGACAATGGTAAAGATATTATAATGCCAATGGTGTCTATATCAATTCCAATATTCAACAACAAATACAAATCGAAAACAAAACAAAATCTATTACAACAGGAAGAGATATTATCACAAAAGCAAGAACGTCTTAATAAACTTATAACTCGTTTAGATAAAGCTGTTAATGATAGAGTTTCAGCTCGTATTAGTTACAAAACACAATCAAAAAATTTAAAACAAGCAAAAAATGCTCAGGACATTCTAATGAAGAGCTACGAAACAGGAAAAATAGATTTCAATGATGTTTTAGACATTCAGGAATTGCAATTAAAGTTTCAACTAAATCAAGTAGAGTCTATTAGAAAATATTACATACAATCAACAATTATTAATTATTTAACAAATTAA
- a CDS encoding c-type cytochrome, translating into MKNNFLLAFVCLIFLSLIIGGSSCKNVSKEEQELVFKQSIKRGKMIYADMCKVCHLPSGEGKVKIYPPLAKSDYLMENREASIRAVKYGMKGKITVNGIRYNKRMSKPGLDNDEVADVMNYITNSWGNKNDKMITEKEVEKISKE; encoded by the coding sequence ATGAAGAATAATTTTCTTTTAGCATTTGTTTGTTTAATTTTTTTAAGCCTAATTATAGGTGGTAGTTCTTGTAAAAATGTATCTAAAGAAGAGCAAGAGTTAGTGTTTAAACAGAGTATAAAAAGAGGGAAAATGATTTATGCTGATATGTGTAAAGTTTGTCATTTACCATCTGGAGAAGGCAAGGTTAAAATATATCCACCCTTGGCAAAATCAGACTATTTAATGGAAAATAGAGAAGCTAGTATTCGTGCAGTTAAATATGGAATGAAAGGTAAAATAACTGTTAATGGTATTCGGTATAATAAAAGAATGTCTAAACCAGGTTTAGACAATGATGAGGTTGCAGATGTAATGAATTATATTACCAATTCTTGGGGAAATAAAAACGATAAAATGATTACTGAAAAAGAAGTCGAAAAAATTTCTAAAGAGTAA
- a CDS encoding PQQ-dependent sugar dehydrogenase produces the protein MKYSYLLLISFLMLFSSCYSQESKDKTYEIIITDIDIPWGFTFLPDNSILITEKEGHLIHFKDGKKIEIKGMPEVTLRGQGGLLDIELHPNFKENNRVYFTYASSEGEGKGANTALMSAELKDNKLINKKVLYKATPNSRKGQHFGSRIVFDAQNRVYFSVGDRGNRDENPQDITRDGGKIYRLNDDGTIPEDNPFVNEENAKKAIFSYGHRNPQGMEINPFTNEIWSHEHGPKGGDEINIIKKGKNYGWPVISYGVNYSGSKFTEITKKEGMEQPLHYWTPSIAPSGMAFVNSDKYPNWKGNLLVGSLKFQYISNCTLKDGKVINEEKILEGLGRVRSLEQGNDGYLYAGIEGVGIVRINP, from the coding sequence ATGAAATATTCTTATCTCTTATTAATCAGTTTTTTAATGTTGTTTTCTTCTTGTTATTCACAAGAATCAAAAGATAAAACCTATGAAATTATTATTACGGATATCGATATTCCATGGGGATTTACTTTCTTGCCAGACAATTCAATATTAATTACTGAAAAAGAAGGACATTTAATTCATTTTAAAGATGGAAAAAAGATTGAAATTAAAGGAATGCCAGAAGTTACGTTGCGTGGTCAAGGAGGTTTGTTAGATATAGAATTGCATCCAAATTTTAAAGAAAATAATCGAGTTTATTTTACATATGCTTCCTCTGAAGGTGAAGGAAAAGGAGCAAATACTGCTTTAATGAGTGCCGAATTGAAGGATAATAAACTCATCAACAAAAAAGTTTTATACAAAGCAACACCAAATAGTAGAAAGGGACAACATTTTGGCTCTCGAATTGTTTTTGATGCACAAAATCGTGTGTATTTTAGTGTTGGAGATAGAGGAAATAGAGATGAGAATCCGCAAGATATTACCAGAGATGGTGGTAAAATTTATAGATTAAATGACGATGGAACAATTCCTGAAGACAATCCGTTTGTAAATGAAGAGAATGCTAAAAAAGCAATTTTTAGTTACGGACATAGGAATCCTCAAGGAATGGAAATAAATCCGTTTACGAACGAAATTTGGTCTCATGAACATGGTCCAAAAGGTGGTGATGAAATAAATATTATAAAAAAAGGAAAAAATTATGGTTGGCCAGTAATTAGTTATGGAGTTAATTATTCAGGATCAAAATTTACAGAAATCACTAAAAAAGAAGGCATGGAACAACCTTTACATTATTGGACACCATCGATTGCGCCAAGTGGAATGGCTTTTGTAAATTCTGATAAATATCCGAATTGGAAAGGTAATTTATTAGTTGGCTCACTAAAGTTTCAATATATTTCTAACTGTACATTAAAAGACGGAAAAGTGATAAACGAAGAGAAAATTTTAGAAGGATTGGGAAGAGTTCGTTCTTTGGAGCAAGGTAATGATGGCTATTTATATGCTGGAATTGAAGGTGTTGGAATTGTAAGAATTAATCCGTAA
- a CDS encoding site-specific integrase, translating to MQPQTNFNLLFWVNASRAKNNLVSVYARITVNGKRANISLKRKVTVSEWNSNKGRARGTKQDSRLLNRYLDNVKNRIYEAHQELVKEKAFICSQSIKARFLGEDNEEYSLLTLVDYHNTQMSESLTYGTLKNYFTTQKYIKLFLTKKRKIQDVYLSQLTYRFIVDFEKFLRSYAPEDHQKQMENNTVMKHIQRLRKMVTLAYKMEWIEKDPFIKFKPTYIKNEREFLREDELQDIIEKEFSIERLTLVKDLFIFSCYTGLSYIDVMQLNEDNIALGIDGGRWIITYRQKTHNKVKIPLLPIAEMLINKYNGHIKTKKTRTLFPNISNQKLNSYLKEIADLCRIKKNLTFHIARHTFATTITLSNGVPIETVSKLLGHTKIATTQIYAKVIERKVSDDMASLRNKLEKSVYKDYKSQNQ from the coding sequence ATGCAACCACAAACCAATTTCAACCTATTATTCTGGGTTAATGCTTCACGTGCTAAAAATAATCTTGTTTCAGTTTACGCAAGAATAACAGTAAATGGTAAAAGAGCTAATATTAGCCTAAAAAGAAAAGTAACAGTTTCTGAATGGAATTCTAACAAAGGAAGAGCTAGGGGAACTAAACAAGATTCTCGATTATTAAATCGTTATTTAGATAATGTAAAAAATAGAATCTATGAAGCCCATCAAGAATTAGTAAAAGAAAAAGCTTTCATTTGTTCTCAAAGTATCAAAGCTCGTTTTTTAGGAGAAGATAATGAAGAATACTCATTACTAACATTAGTTGATTATCATAACACCCAAATGAGTGAATCTTTAACCTACGGTACTTTAAAAAATTACTTTACAACTCAAAAATACATCAAGTTATTTTTAACAAAGAAAAGGAAAATTCAAGATGTCTATTTATCACAATTAACGTATCGTTTTATAGTTGACTTTGAAAAGTTCCTTCGCTCTTATGCTCCTGAAGACCATCAAAAACAAATGGAAAACAATACAGTTATGAAACATATTCAAAGACTTCGTAAAATGGTAACATTAGCTTATAAAATGGAATGGATTGAAAAAGACCCTTTCATAAAGTTCAAGCCTACTTATATTAAAAATGAACGTGAATTTTTAAGAGAAGATGAGCTGCAAGATATTATAGAAAAAGAATTTAGCATAGAAAGATTAACCCTAGTCAAAGATTTGTTTATTTTTAGTTGTTATACTGGCTTATCATATATTGATGTTATGCAATTAAATGAGGATAATATTGCTTTAGGAATAGATGGTGGTAGGTGGATTATTACTTACAGACAAAAAACACATAATAAAGTAAAAATACCTCTACTACCAATAGCAGAAATGTTAATTAACAAATATAATGGTCACATTAAAACTAAGAAAACTAGAACGCTATTTCCTAACATTTCAAATCAAAAATTAAATTCTTATTTGAAAGAAATTGCAGATTTATGTAGAATAAAGAAAAACCTTACATTCCATATTGCTAGACATACTTTTGCCACTACTATTACCTTAAGCAATGGTGTTCCAATAGAAACTGTTTCAAAATTATTAGGACATACTAAAATTGCTACTACTCAAATTTATGCTAAAGTTATCGAAAGAAAAGTTAGTGATGATATGGCTTCATTAAGAAATAAATTAGAAAAATCAGTGTATAAAGATTACAAGTCTCAAAATCAATAA
- a CDS encoding helix-turn-helix domain-containing protein, with protein MMQTLNIKNMVCNRCKTVVSQTFNNEGFQVLSIELGKVVFEENINNNFIKLEGALKKEGFELIKETSVELIEKIKIALIKHIDINDTDYILSELANELGKTYSFLSKSFSKSEGITLEKYFINLKIEKVKEYIQLNQLNFSEIAYSLNYKNSSHLAKQFKNSTGITMTDYKKLQTWNRKPLDQIV; from the coding sequence ATGATGCAAACATTAAATATAAAAAATATGGTTTGTAATCGTTGTAAAACAGTTGTTAGTCAAACATTTAATAATGAAGGGTTTCAGGTTTTATCTATAGAACTTGGTAAAGTAGTATTTGAAGAAAATATAAACAACAATTTTATCAAACTTGAAGGAGCATTAAAAAAAGAAGGTTTTGAACTTATAAAAGAGACTTCTGTAGAACTGATTGAAAAAATTAAAATTGCACTTATTAAGCATATAGATATAAATGATACAGATTATATACTTTCTGAATTAGCAAATGAATTGGGGAAAACCTATTCTTTTTTGAGTAAGTCTTTTAGTAAATCCGAAGGCATAACACTTGAGAAATATTTTATAAACCTTAAAATTGAAAAAGTAAAAGAATACATACAGTTAAATCAATTAAATTTCTCTGAAATAGCATACAGTTTAAATTATAAAAATAGCAGTCATTTGGCTAAACAATTTAAAAATAGCACAGGAATTACAATGACAGATTATAAAAAATTACAAACTTGGAATAGAAAACCTTTAGACCAAATTGTATAA
- a CDS encoding efflux RND transporter permease subunit — MINKSIKFLIENKLVAVLLLILFIGWGTVNAPFNWDTGFLPSNPVAVDAIPDIGENQQIVFTKWDGRSPQDIEDQITYPLTTSLLGIPGVKTIRSSSMFGFSSIYIIFEEDIEFYWSRSRILEKLNSLPSGLLPEGVNPALGPDATGLGQIFWYTLEGRDEKGNVTGGWDLQELRSIQDYYVKYALSSASGVSEVASIGGYVKEYQVDVNPELMRQYNITLSQVVKAVKQSNKDIGAQTLEINQAEYLVRGLGYVKSISDIENAVVTSENFTAIKIKDIGKVSLGPATRRGLLDKEGAEVVGAVVVARYGANPMEVINNVKEKINELSAGLPSKVLADGRTSQVTIVPFYDRTELIQETLGTLNEALTLEILITILVIMIMVFNLRASILISGLLPVAVLMVFIAMKLFNVDANIVALSGIAIAIGTMVDVGVILSENIIRHLDEDDGTLPINTVVYNATAEVSGAIITAVMTTIISFIPVFTMIGAEGKLFRPLAFTKTFALTASIIVALFLIPPFAAFLFRKKTVKKSFNYIVNSILIIVGFIAMLYGYWLGIILIGFGITGVLKLQEKINEKKANLVNIIISVSAIVILLAEYWRPLGVDKSIFWNLIFVSIICFGLLGLFSLFIKFYTRILKWCLDHKLLFLSVPTAIVIAGVFIMKNTGKEFMPSLNEGSFLLMPTSMPHSGVEENKRVLQQLDMAVATIPEIKTVVGKSGRTESALDPAPLSMYENVIQYKSEYALNENGKRQRYKVNEEGLFALKNGQFIANPNNSENTTFSSIKSSQLVEDNDGEFYRNWRPKIESPDDIWKEIVRVTKLPGVTSAPKLQPIETRLVMLQTGMRAPMGIKVKGQDLKQIEDFGIQLEDILKQAEGVKQEAVFADRIVGKPYLLIDIDREKIARYGITIEEVQNVLKVAVGGMVLTQTVEGRERYGIRVRYPRELRGNPEDLKQIYIPVAKGSSIPLSEVATIRYEQGPQVIKSEDTFLVGYVLFDKLDGFAEVNVVENAQALIQEKIDNGELIVPKGINYKFTGTYENQLRAEETLSVVVPLALAIIFLILYFQFRSVGTSLMVFTGIAVAFAGGFIMIWLYGQGWFLNFNFFGENLRELFQMHPINLSVAVWVGFIALFGIATDDGVVMATYLTQIFDRDTPKNKKEIRASIVEAGEKRIRPCLMTTATTILALLPVLTSTGRGSDIMIPMAIPSFGGMLIALITLFVVPVLYSWKAEIQLKKSAK; from the coding sequence ATGATAAATAAAAGTATAAAATTTTTAATAGAAAATAAACTCGTAGCAGTTCTATTACTTATTCTTTTTATAGGATGGGGAACTGTAAATGCGCCTTTTAATTGGGACACAGGATTTTTACCAAGTAACCCTGTTGCTGTTGATGCCATTCCCGATATTGGCGAAAATCAACAAATAGTATTTACCAAATGGGATGGTCGTTCTCCCCAAGATATTGAAGACCAAATTACCTATCCACTAACAACTTCATTATTAGGTATACCAGGAGTAAAAACCATACGTAGCTCTTCTATGTTTGGCTTCTCTAGTATCTATATCATTTTTGAAGAAGATATTGAGTTTTACTGGAGTCGAAGTCGAATTCTAGAAAAACTAAATTCATTACCTAGCGGATTATTACCCGAAGGTGTAAACCCTGCTTTGGGTCCAGATGCAACAGGTTTAGGTCAAATATTTTGGTACACCTTGGAGGGTCGTGATGAAAAAGGAAATGTTACTGGTGGTTGGGATTTACAAGAGTTACGTAGTATTCAAGACTACTATGTAAAATATGCTTTATCATCTGCCAGTGGAGTTTCTGAAGTAGCTTCTATTGGAGGATATGTAAAGGAATATCAAGTTGATGTCAATCCTGAATTAATGAGACAGTATAATATCACTTTAAGTCAAGTGGTAAAAGCTGTAAAACAAAGTAATAAAGATATTGGTGCTCAAACGTTAGAAATCAATCAAGCTGAATATTTAGTTCGTGGTTTAGGCTATGTAAAATCAATCTCAGATATTGAAAATGCAGTAGTAACTTCAGAAAACTTTACGGCTATAAAAATTAAAGATATAGGAAAAGTTTCCTTAGGTCCTGCAACTCGTAGAGGATTATTAGACAAGGAAGGTGCTGAGGTTGTTGGTGCTGTTGTAGTAGCAAGGTATGGAGCAAATCCTATGGAAGTTATTAATAACGTTAAAGAAAAAATTAACGAATTAAGTGCAGGTTTACCTTCTAAAGTGTTAGCAGATGGTAGAACCTCACAAGTAACTATTGTTCCATTTTATGATAGAACAGAACTAATCCAAGAAACCTTAGGAACGTTAAACGAAGCTTTAACATTAGAAATTCTAATAACAATTTTGGTGATTATGATTATGGTTTTTAATCTTCGAGCTTCAATTCTAATATCTGGCCTACTTCCTGTTGCTGTGTTAATGGTATTTATTGCGATGAAACTTTTTAATGTAGATGCAAATATTGTAGCACTTTCAGGTATTGCAATTGCTATTGGAACGATGGTTGATGTCGGCGTCATACTTTCAGAAAATATTATTCGTCACCTAGATGAAGATGATGGAACACTACCCATAAATACAGTTGTTTATAATGCAACCGCAGAAGTTTCTGGTGCGATTATTACAGCAGTAATGACAACAATTATCAGTTTCATACCTGTATTTACAATGATTGGTGCAGAAGGAAAACTTTTCCGACCATTAGCATTTACAAAAACCTTTGCTTTAACGGCTTCTATAATTGTTGCCTTATTTTTAATTCCACCTTTTGCAGCATTTTTATTCAGAAAGAAAACCGTGAAAAAGAGTTTTAATTATATAGTAAATAGCATCCTAATAATTGTCGGTTTTATAGCGATGTTATATGGCTATTGGTTAGGAATTATCTTAATAGGGTTTGGAATTACTGGAGTTTTAAAACTTCAAGAAAAAATAAATGAAAAGAAAGCAAACCTTGTTAATATCATTATTTCTGTTTCAGCAATTGTAATTCTATTAGCAGAATATTGGAGACCATTAGGAGTTGATAAAAGTATCTTTTGGAACCTCATTTTTGTAAGTATTATTTGTTTTGGTTTACTAGGTCTTTTCTCATTATTCATAAAGTTTTATACCCGTATTTTAAAGTGGTGTTTAGATCATAAATTATTATTCTTATCTGTTCCTACTGCTATCGTAATTGCAGGTGTTTTCATTATGAAAAATACAGGTAAAGAATTTATGCCATCATTAAATGAAGGTTCATTTCTTTTAATGCCAACTTCAATGCCTCATTCTGGTGTTGAAGAGAATAAAAGAGTATTGCAACAATTAGATATGGCTGTTGCAACTATTCCAGAAATAAAAACGGTTGTTGGTAAATCAGGTAGAACAGAATCTGCTTTAGACCCTGCTCCATTATCAATGTATGAAAACGTTATTCAATACAAATCAGAATACGCATTGAATGAGAACGGAAAAAGACAACGATATAAAGTAAATGAAGAAGGTTTATTCGCTTTAAAAAATGGTCAATTCATAGCAAACCCAAACAATTCTGAGAATACTACTTTCAGTAGTATTAAAAGCTCTCAATTAGTTGAAGATAATGATGGGGAATTTTATAGAAACTGGCGTCCAAAAATTGAATCACCTGATGATATTTGGAAAGAAATTGTTAGAGTAACAAAACTTCCTGGTGTTACTTCTGCTCCAAAATTACAACCTATTGAAACACGTTTGGTAATGTTACAAACTGGTATGCGTGCACCAATGGGAATAAAAGTAAAAGGGCAAGATTTAAAACAAATTGAAGATTTTGGCATTCAATTGGAAGATATTTTAAAGCAAGCTGAAGGTGTTAAACAAGAAGCCGTTTTTGCAGATCGTATTGTTGGTAAACCTTATTTATTGATTGATATAGATAGAGAGAAAATAGCACGTTATGGTATTACTATTGAAGAAGTCCAAAACGTTCTTAAAGTAGCTGTTGGTGGTATGGTATTAACCCAAACTGTTGAAGGTAGAGAACGTTATGGTATTCGTGTTCGATATCCTAGAGAATTACGTGGCAATCCAGAAGATTTAAAACAAATTTACATACCTGTTGCAAAAGGAAGTTCTATTCCATTAAGTGAAGTTGCTACTATTAGATATGAACAAGGACCACAAGTAATTAAAAGTGAAGATACTTTTTTGGTAGGTTATGTTTTATTTGACAAGTTAGATGGTTTTGCAGAGGTAAACGTAGTAGAAAATGCACAAGCACTAATTCAAGAAAAAATAGATAATGGTGAGCTAATTGTACCAAAAGGTATTAACTACAAATTCACAGGAACCTATGAAAATCAATTAAGAGCAGAAGAAACATTGTCTGTAGTTGTTCCTCTTGCGTTAGCAATTATATTTCTGATTTTGTATTTCCAGTTTCGTTCAGTCGGAACATCTTTAATGGTTTTTACAGGTATTGCAGTTGCTTTTGCAGGTGGTTTTATAATGATATGGCTATATGGTCAAGGTTGGTTTTTAAACTTTAATTTTTTTGGTGAGAATCTACGAGAACTATTCCAAATGCACCCAATTAATTTGAGTGTAGCCGTTTGGGTAGGTTTTATAGCCCTGTTTGGTATTGCTACGGATGATGGTGTTGTAATGGCAACATACCTAACTCAAATTTTTGATAGAGATACACCTAAAAACAAAAAAGAAATTAGAGCATCTATTGTAGAAGCTGGAGAAAAAAGAATCAGACCTTGTTTGATGACTACAGCTACAACAATCTTAGCATTATTACCCGTTTTAACCTCAACAGGTCGTGGTAGTGATATTATGATTCCTATGGCTATTCCAAGTTTTGGAGGAATGTTAATTGCTCTAATTACCTTATTTGTTGTTCCTGTACTATACAGCTGGAAAGCTGAAATTCAACTTAAAAAATCAGCAAAATGA
- a CDS encoding KTSC domain-containing protein has product MKRIKQYKKLFNVEGAIDLKDLKKTYRGLVKEWHPDKFLEEDKKEEAEIKSTEIIDGYHFLVSIAPETKEANLDAYKKTITEFQVADWHHKSMLLEVTFTDGNSYEYFGVSKILFGKFVNAKSMNNFGKRNIFNSFTYRKSMKASVNA; this is encoded by the coding sequence ATGAAGCGCATAAAACAATACAAAAAACTTTTTAACGTAGAAGGAGCTATCGATTTAAAAGATCTTAAAAAAACCTACAGAGGTTTAGTTAAAGAATGGCATCCTGATAAATTTTTAGAAGAAGACAAAAAAGAGGAAGCAGAAATTAAAAGTACAGAAATTATTGATGGTTACCACTTTTTAGTAAGTATTGCTCCTGAAACAAAAGAAGCAAATTTAGATGCTTACAAAAAGACAATTACAGAGTTTCAAGTAGCAGATTGGCATCATAAAAGCATGTTGTTAGAAGTTACTTTTACAGATGGAAATTCTTACGAATACTTTGGTGTAAGTAAAATTTTATTCGGAAAATTTGTAAATGCAAAATCTATGAATAACTTCGGTAAAAGAAATATTTTTAATTCTTTTACTTACAGAAAATCTATGAAAGCTTCTGTAAACGCTTAA
- the trxB gene encoding thioredoxin-disulfide reductase yields the protein MSENIEKIKCLIIGSGPAGYTAAIYAARADMKPVMYTGMQMGGQLTTTTEVDNFPGYAEGTDGTAMMEDLKKQAERFGTEVRFGLVTKVDLSEEVGGIHKIIVDENKHIEAETVIISTGATAKYLGLESEQRLIGGGVSACATCDGFFYKGQDVVVVGAGDTAAEEATYLANICSKVTILVRKDYMKASKAMQHRVNKTKNIEVLYNTEIDEVLGTNVVEGVRAINNQTKETHDIPVTGVFIAIGHTPNSDLFKGVLDMDETGYLITKGKTTKTNLPGVFAAGDIQDKEYRQAVTAAGTGCMAALDAERYLGALE from the coding sequence ATGTCAGAAAATATAGAAAAAATAAAATGCTTAATTATTGGTTCAGGACCTGCAGGTTACACAGCGGCTATTTATGCAGCAAGAGCAGATATGAAACCAGTAATGTATACAGGAATGCAAATGGGAGGTCAATTAACAACGACTACAGAAGTTGATAATTTTCCAGGTTATGCTGAAGGTACAGATGGAACTGCCATGATGGAAGATCTAAAAAAACAAGCAGAACGTTTTGGAACAGAAGTTCGTTTTGGATTGGTTACAAAAGTAGATTTAAGCGAAGAAGTTGGTGGAATTCACAAAATTATTGTGGACGAAAACAAACATATTGAGGCAGAAACTGTAATTATTTCTACAGGAGCAACTGCAAAATATTTAGGATTAGAAAGTGAACAACGTTTAATTGGTGGAGGTGTTTCTGCATGTGCAACTTGCGACGGATTTTTCTATAAAGGACAAGATGTAGTAGTGGTTGGAGCAGGAGATACTGCTGCAGAAGAAGCAACTTATTTAGCAAACATTTGTAGTAAAGTAACCATTTTGGTTCGTAAAGATTATATGAAAGCATCTAAAGCGATGCAGCATAGAGTAAATAAAACTAAAAATATTGAAGTTTTATATAATACTGAAATAGACGAAGTTTTAGGTACAAATGTAGTGGAAGGTGTTAGAGCAATAAATAACCAGACAAAAGAAACGCATGATATTCCTGTAACTGGAGTTTTTATTGCGATTGGACATACACCAAATTCCGACTTGTTTAAAGGAGTTTTAGATATGGACGAAACAGGTTATTTAATTACGAAAGGAAAAACGACAAAAACGAATTTACCAGGAGTTTTTGCTGCTGGAGATATCCAAGATAAAGAATACAGACAAGCAGTAACTGCAGCAGGTACAGGTTGTATGGCTGCTTTAGATGCAGAACGTTATTTAGGAGCTTTGGAGTAG
- a CDS encoding HYC_CC_PP family protein — protein sequence MKEFSHKILAILMSFVVLFSTTSFAITKHYCGDTLVDTAIFEKATSCGMEVQNTSSLSDCSSLKIDCCSDQQIVKNAQDELQSSVDKISFEQKVFIASFIYSYINLFEGLDKNVSSFEEYVPPIVTNQIYKIDESYLI from the coding sequence ATGAAAGAATTTTCTCATAAAATATTAGCTATTTTAATGTCGTTTGTAGTTTTATTTTCTACAACTTCATTTGCAATCACAAAACATTATTGTGGTGATACCCTTGTGGATACAGCTATTTTTGAAAAAGCCACTTCTTGTGGTATGGAAGTTCAAAACACATCTTCTTTGTCTGATTGTTCCAGTTTAAAAATAGACTGTTGCAGTGATCAACAAATTGTAAAAAATGCTCAAGATGAACTTCAATCTTCAGTAGATAAAATTTCTTTTGAGCAAAAAGTGTTTATTGCTTCATTCATTTATTCTTATATAAACTTATTTGAAGGTTTAGATAAAAATGTATCTTCTTTTGAAGAATACGTCCCACCTATCGTCACGAATCAAATCTACAAGATTGACGAGAGTTATTTAATTTGA